The following proteins are co-located in the uncultured Draconibacterium sp. genome:
- a CDS encoding DRTGG domain-containing protein has translation MQTVIKEEVEMKVSELVEKFGLKVFSGQQGLENEIKGGYVSDLLSDVMGSASEGEVWITLQTHQNVMAIASLKDLAAVIVVKGFEPEEDTMEHSNEEDIPILGTDLGTFEMAGKLYDVLK, from the coding sequence ATGCAGACTGTAATAAAAGAGGAGGTAGAAATGAAGGTTTCTGAGTTGGTTGAAAAATTTGGATTAAAGGTATTTTCTGGTCAGCAAGGACTCGAAAACGAAATTAAAGGTGGTTATGTTTCTGATTTGTTGAGTGATGTTATGGGAAGTGCCTCTGAAGGAGAGGTATGGATTACTTTACAAACGCATCAGAATGTGATGGCCATTGCTTCGTTAAAGGATTTAGCCGCCGTAATTGTGGTGAAAGGTTTTGAGCCTGAAGAGGATACCATGGAGCATAGTAACGAAGAGGACATTCCTATTTTAGGAACTGATTTGGGCACATTTGAAATGGCCGGCAAATTGTATGATGTTTTAAAGTAA
- a CDS encoding [Fe-Fe] hydrogenase large subunit C-terminal domain-containing protein, protein MNMKTVEKYHAIKVDTDKCMGCTHCMKACPTEAIRIRGGVAAINPDRCVDCGNCLRACPVDAFYVNHDGLEQLKKFKYSVVLFPSVMIGQFPEIYTEGKIYEALHKLGFTHIFEVEQPIGVLIDSIKENVAQLENKPAISSFCPAIVRLIQSRYPSLVDNIVPVKAPHDLAACYALDQLKKEGIAREEIGIFYVSPCSAKIAAVKRPLGEKVSIVDGLINMNDLYNHIMAVISKKEKTDTSALRKNLTRDGIVWSLPRGESRQFRQKSMSVDGIHNVVKILERMENDDVPELDFLELKSCPMGCAGGILLTGNRFLTVERLQKRALRYPMAKKVDISEYNCAEIKNKLKANPIQPNYVFSLDTDRIKALAKMQKADRIVCQLPGIDCGSCGAPNCHALAEDMVQGKAKMTDCIFLQNRYLNENKITLDKATKNLEKAWGKNRFDADCNKRGGRNEGF, encoded by the coding sequence ATGAATATGAAAACGGTTGAAAAATATCATGCCATAAAAGTTGATACAGATAAATGTATGGGCTGTACGCATTGTATGAAAGCCTGTCCTACCGAAGCCATTCGAATTCGGGGAGGAGTTGCAGCCATAAACCCTGACCGTTGTGTGGATTGCGGGAACTGTTTGCGAGCCTGCCCTGTTGATGCTTTTTATGTAAATCATGACGGATTGGAGCAACTCAAAAAATTCAAATACAGCGTTGTACTTTTTCCATCAGTAATGATTGGACAGTTTCCTGAAATTTATACCGAAGGAAAAATTTATGAAGCGCTGCACAAATTAGGTTTTACACATATTTTTGAAGTAGAACAACCCATTGGAGTGTTGATTGACTCGATAAAAGAGAATGTAGCGCAACTGGAAAACAAACCTGCTATTTCTTCCTTTTGTCCGGCTATTGTTCGTCTGATTCAATCGCGCTATCCATCGTTGGTTGATAATATTGTGCCAGTAAAAGCACCGCACGATTTGGCTGCCTGTTACGCTCTTGATCAGCTAAAAAAGGAAGGAATTGCGCGGGAAGAAATCGGAATATTTTATGTTTCTCCGTGCTCGGCTAAAATTGCCGCAGTAAAACGCCCGCTTGGCGAAAAGGTATCAATTGTTGATGGCTTAATAAACATGAACGATTTGTACAACCATATTATGGCTGTCATTTCGAAAAAGGAAAAGACAGATACTTCTGCGCTTCGAAAAAACTTAACACGCGATGGAATCGTCTGGAGTTTACCCAGGGGAGAGTCTCGTCAGTTCAGACAAAAGTCGATGTCGGTTGACGGAATTCACAATGTGGTAAAAATTCTGGAACGCATGGAAAACGATGATGTTCCCGAATTGGATTTTCTGGAGTTAAAATCCTGTCCGATGGGGTGTGCCGGTGGAATACTTTTAACCGGAAATCGCTTTTTAACGGTTGAGCGCTTGCAGAAAAGGGCGCTTCGTTATCCCATGGCAAAAAAAGTAGATATATCGGAGTACAACTGTGCCGAAATAAAAAATAAACTAAAGGCGAATCCAATCCAACCCAATTATGTTTTTTCGTTGGATACCGACCGGATAAAGGCATTGGCAAAAATGCAAAAAGCCGACCGGATTGTTTGTCAGCTTCCCGGAATTGATTGTGGCAGTTGCGGAGCACCAAATTGCCATGCATTGGCAGAAGATATGGTACAGGGAAAAGCAAAAATGACAGACTGTATCTTTTTGCAAAACCGCTATTTAAACGAGAATAAAATAACACTGGATAAAGCGACAAAAAACCTGGAAAAAGCCTGGGGAAAAAATCGCTTCGATGCAGACTGTAATAAAAGAGGAGGTAGAAATGAAGGTTTCTGA
- a CDS encoding ATP-binding protein encodes MQLQFNIASNDFSKAGKASSQIKKMLKQLHVDPKVIKRIVVAIYEAEVNVVAHSVGGILTATIDEKGILVVLKDNGPGIADIEKAMQTGYSTASKKVRDMGFGAGMGLPNIKKNTDELKIESKLGTGTTVTFRNTF; translated from the coding sequence ATGCAGTTACAATTTAACATAGCGAGTAACGATTTTAGCAAGGCCGGAAAAGCTTCGAGCCAGATTAAAAAAATGCTAAAACAATTGCATGTTGACCCGAAGGTAATCAAACGCATTGTTGTGGCTATTTACGAAGCCGAAGTAAATGTTGTAGCACACTCGGTTGGAGGAATTTTAACGGCTACCATCGATGAAAAGGGCATTTTGGTGGTGTTAAAAGACAATGGGCCGGGAATTGCAGACATAGAAAAAGCCATGCAAACCGGTTACTCCACAGCCTCGAAAAAAGTTCGTGACATGGGATTTGGAGCCGGAATGGGTTTACCAAATATTAAGAAAAATACGGATGAACTAAAAATAGAAAGCAAGCTTGGTACAGGAACGACGGTGACATTTAGAAATACATTCTAA